From one Sardina pilchardus chromosome 6, fSarPil1.1, whole genome shotgun sequence genomic stretch:
- the LOC134083230 gene encoding zinc finger protein 236, whose translation MEPMNSLAKISGPAIQKTGMEEGFSPNLVKPPVSGPILSTQGMRSSSDSKLIDVNLSMHIKEEKEELMVGFDDTLVTSTQELDKKVKIEPVTRENLMAGTGDQKNLASETDKEVSHLFIGKGGDICFKVEDGNIVKENPFEETMEALDLSLPKKRDRSFRSRCVWITGDDAANESSLVMEVDEIEDVRTEPEVEEDDYPTCELREMQWGNFQVTDLASLSAPQDEAKAEDMLLIDIEGVPYTLTPDGTKVPQMDPEEQADQPDSTLTAEQDQPCSSLTLTEAVQSEQNLSHSSVLSNNLSCTTLATSASFQHIAVKSSPVISNLSQLSMLPALSSLSSQPIQVIANSTSNTPILLLPSSQLQTASSSTSGEANAGLMALSLPLTLAQNAQSSPMFLVLSSLPVSSTQTSVSQLPVLNASSGQLSQISSVSSVALPLTASLPSVRSAVMASNTPVVNLLVSESQCSTVSGSNKLASPSPVPVSVLPAGASNVSSTSHSRHFDSDKSDSWTPKSFREALLRPTYSPENRTVHPPDTQSKSPEVPATSSPSSSNPGPTSPLVTSDLSEETKSPKGKLLPKPEPEPVPISENASDSVSSQDEQLVSSSSPTPPISPSIVAMYAANQPVVSPSSPSSGTRRVLYCHYCPRIFYYLSDLERHSITHSQSKPHVCPLCGKAFKRSSHLERHKHIHTGQRNFVCSICSKRFREAGELLRHQRVHTGEKPFQCSLCHMRFAERNTLRRHTKRKHQGREHEAMEVDGRRGGTASQALVLVQQEESAEWYSSTVPEQDSDSELDGDGDGDGDDGDGDGDGDGDGDGDGDGDGDGDGDGDGDGDGDGDGDGDGYGDGDGDVDGDGDGDGE comes from the coding sequence ATGGAACCCATGAATTCCCTGGCAAAAATAAGCGGTCCAGCTATCCAAAAGACGGGAATGGAAGAGGGTTTTTCTCCTAACTTGGTAAAGCCACCGGTGTCTGGGCCGATACTGTCAACCCAAGGAATGAGATCTTCCAGTGACAGTAAGCTTATTGATGTCAATCTTTCCATGCATAttaaagaggagaaggaggaactGATGGTGGGATTTGATGACACTCTTGTAACAAGCACTCAGGAATTGGACAAAAAGGTTAAAATTGAACCGGTGACAAGGGAAAACCTCATGGCTGGAACTGGAGATCAAAAGAATCTGGCAAGTGAGACAGACAAGGAGGTGTCTCATCTGTTTATTGGGAAAGGGGGAGATATTTGCTTTAAGGTTGAGGATGGAAACATTGTCAAAGAAAACCCGTTTGAAGAAACTATGGAGGCCCTTGACTTGAGCTTACCTAAAAAGAGAGACCGGAGTTTCAGAAGTAGATGTGTATGGATCACAGGGGACGATGCCGCCAACGAGAGCTCATTAGTAATGGAGGTAGATGAGATCGAAGATGTAAGGACAGAGCCagaggtggaggaagatgaCTACCCTACCTGTGAGCTCAGGGAAATGCAATGGGGAAACTTCCAAGTCACGGATCTTGCCTCCCTCTCAGCTCCTCAGGACGAAGCCAAGGCTGAGGATATGCTCCTTATCGATATCGAAGGCGTCCCGTACACGCTCACACCAGATGGGACTAAAGTTCCCCAGATGGACCCTGAGGAGCAGGCGGATCAACCAGACTCCACATTAACAGCTGAGCAGGACCAGCCCTGCTCCTCGTTGACACTGACAGAAGCGGTGCAGTCTGAGCAGAATTTGTCACACAGCTCAGTCCTCTCCAATAACTtgtcatgcacaacactggccACCTCAGCCAGTTTTCAACATATAGCCGTAAAATCCAGTCCAGTCATTTCTAACTTGTCTCAACTGTCTATGTTACCTGCATTGTCCAGTCTATCTTCGCAGCCCATTCAGGTCATAGCAAACAGCACATCCAATACACCCATTctgctcctcccctcctcccagcTACAGACGGCTTCCTCTTCCACCTCAGGCGAGGCAAACGCAGGGTTAATggcactttccctccctctgacTCTTGCTCAAAATGCTCAGTCGTCACCCATGTTTCTTGTTCTGTCATCGTtgcctgtgtcctctactcagACCTCTGTCAGCCAGCTTCCTGTCCTCAATGCCTCCTCAGGCCAGCTTTCACAAATCTCATCCGTGTCCTCTGTTGCACTTCCACTAACCGCAAGCTTGCCAAGTGTAAGATCGGCCGTTATGGCGTCCAATACTCCTGTTGTCAACCTCTTAGTGTCCGAGTCGCAGTGTTCCACTGTTTCAGGATCAAATAAGCTAGCTAGTCCTTCCCCTGTACCTGTCTCTGTTTTGCCTGCTGGTGCAAGTAATGTTAGTTCAACAAGTCACAGCAGACATTTCGACTCTGACAAGTCAGACAGCTGGACACCCAAGTCTTTCCGCGAGGCCCTGCTCAGGCCGACTTACTCTCCGGAAAACAGAACAGTACATCCCCCTGATACCCAATCAAAAAGCCCTGAGGTGCCAGCCACCTCCTCCCCATCATCTAGCAACCCAGGACCTACTTCTCCTCTGGTGACTTCTGACCTCTCTGAGGAAACCAAGAGTCCCAAAGGCAAACTTTTACCAAAACCGGAGCCAGAACCTGTGCCCATCTCCGAAAATGCATCAGACTCGGTATCCTCACAGGATGAGCAGCTAGTCTCCTCTTCATCGCCAacaccccccatctctccttccATTGTTGCCATGTACGCCGCCAACCAGCCTGTTGTCTCCCCGTCATCTCCCTCCAGTGGCACCCGGCGTGTCCTTTACTGCCACTACTGTCCACGGATCTTCTACTACCTGTCTGACCTGGAGCGCCACTCCATCACGCACTCCCAGAGCAAGCCGCACGTGTGCCCGCTGTGCGGCAAGGCCTTCAAGCGCTCCAGCCACCTGGAGAGGCACAAGCACATCCACACGGGCCAGCGCAACTTTGTGTGCTCCATCTGCTCCAAGCGCTTCCGGGAGGCCGGCGAGCTGCTCCGCCATCAGCGCGTGCACACGGGCGAGAAGCCCTTCCAGTGCTCGCTGTGCCACATGCGCTTTGCCGAGCGCAACACGCTGCGGCGCCACACCAAGCGCAAGCACCAGGGCCGCGAGCACGAGGCCATGGAGGTGGACGGCAGGCGCGGGGGGACGGCCTCGCAAGCGCTGGTGCTCGTGCAGCAGGAGGAGAGCGCCGAGTGGTACAGCTCCACCGTACCAGAGCAGGACTCCGACTCCGAACTCGACGGagatggagacggagacggagatgatggtgatggtgacggTGACGGTGATGGTgacggtgatggtgatggtgacggTGACGGTGATGGTGACGGTGATGGAGATGGTGACGGTGACGGTGACGGTGACGGTGACGGTGACGGTTATGGAGATGGTGATGGAGACgtagatggagatggagacggagatggagagtga
- the ntd5 gene encoding beta-2-glycoprotein 1-like: MERSLLLLSVWALTSILTLLVAAQEECPERILGNERKRTCPKNCKQDKDCGSKRQCLCDGQCGLSCVVPSRTCPWPMSPGNHSEAHLLSPTPSFSALLEVRCLPGYTMSNGLDAAIRRCQGDRQWSGDEPVCTALPPLPPPVVDAGPVLSCELPEPDVSLVIVEGEAAVGASVRYSCPTGYVLFGNSENFCHSNQTWHYPHPICQRMFCPPPEEVENGYLVAVQRKEYDVGDTIYYLCKKTFSLDGPNRVTCFSNGTWSEIPFCRARCQIPAQRSRIIIDGPKRWPYDVTDGVVQHGENLTFFCKHPRKQCSYTAMETCFDGQLEAPSCYMEPTWLQYKLFPHRLVSEIDSCSPADLADL; the protein is encoded by the exons ATGGAGCGCTCGCttctcctgctgtctgtgtggGCTCTGACCAGCATCCTCACTCTTCTGGTTGCAG CCCAGGAGGAGTGCCCAGAGAGAATTCTGGGTAATGAGAGGAAACGCACCTGTCCGAAGAACTGCAAGCAGGACAAAGACTGCGGCTCCAAGCGCCAGTGTCTGTGTGACGGCCAATGTGGACTCAGCTGTGTAGTGCCAA GCCGTACCTGTCCCTGGCCGATGTCCCCTGGGAACCACTCCGAGGCCCACCTGCTCTCGCCCACGCCctccttctctgctctcctggAGGTCCGATGCCTCCCAGGATACACCATGTCCAATGGCCTAGATGCTGCCATTCGCCGTTGCCAGGGTGACCGTCAGTGGAGTGGAGATGAGCCTGTGTGCACAG CTCTCCCTCCACTGCCTCCCCCCGTGGTTGATGCTGgccctgtgctgtcctgtgagCTGCCAGAGCCAGATGTCAGCTTAGTCATAGTGGAAGGAGAAGCGGCAGTAGGCGCCTCCGTGCGCTATAGCTGCCCCACTGG ATACGTGTTGTTCGGCAACAGTGAGAATTTCTGTCACTCTAACCAGACCTGGCACTACCCTCATCCCATCTGTCAGC GAATGTTCTGCCCCCCTCCAGAGGAAGTAGAAAATGGCTACCTTGTAGCGGTCCAAAGGAAGGAATATGATGTGGGTGACACCATCTATTACTTATGCAAGAAAACATTTTCTCTAGATGGGCCAAACCGTGTCACCTGTTTTTCAAATGGAACCTGGAGTGAAATTCCATTTTGCAGAG CCCGCTGTCAAATCCCAGCTCAGCGTAGCAGGATCATAATTGATGGGCCCAAGCGTTGGCCGTATGATGTGACCGATGGGGTCGTTCAACACGGGGAAAATTTGACATTTTTCTGCAAACACCCACGGAAACAGTGCAGCTACACTGCCATGGAAACATGCTTTGATGGACAGCTTGAAGCACCAAGCTGCTACATGG AACCCACATGGCTGCAGTACAAACTGTTCCCTCATCGGCTTGTTTCAGAGATTGACTCTTGTAGCCCTGCTGATCTTGCTGACCTGTGA
- the dbpb gene encoding D site albumin promoter binding protein b isoform X2: MSRPISQLLPPDLHHAGASPQFGSCNQSSYPVSGSHLNSANLKSLLQLPMKGDQRSKDIEMKDKERPMDLDEDSMGRCSMRSSSSGGSSNSGGSGGEGNNSNGSFSNSTFLGPLMWERTLPVDGGLFQLQYMDLEEFLTENGMGSMHSTSSCSSAAQVPSHSSQSAVPNQSSQCPTTSPLPCSSSSSSSSTVSSASSSPTLLGLDMQTPPNLLGAPDCLHGTHTTSLDHNQSPSPSSCGPMPTPPASNCSDLMGSFDTEPGDLELSTVPGQDAFDPRGHRFSDEELKPQPMIKKARKMMVPEDLKDDKYWSRRHKNNEAAKRSRDARRLKENQISVRASFLERENAALRQEVADMRKELGRCRNLLNKYESRHGDQ, translated from the exons ATGTCCAGGCCGATCTCGCAGCTTCTTCCTCCGGACCTTCACCACGCCGGAGCCAGTCCTCAGTTTGGAAGTTGTAATCAGTCTTCATACCCTGTCAGCGGCAGCCACTTAAACTCTGCAAACCTGAAATCCCTCCTGCAGCTACCAATGAAGGGTGATCAACGAAGCAAAGACATTGAAATGAAAG ACAAAGAGCGCCCTATGGACCTGGACGAGGACTCGATGGGCCGCTGCTCCatgcgcagcagcagcagtggcgggaGCAGCaacagcggcggcagcggcggcgaggGCAACAACAGCAACGGCAGCTTCTCCAACTCGACCTTCCTGGGCCCGCTGATGTGGGAGCGGACGCTGCCGGTGGACGGCGGGCTCTTCCAGCTGCAGTACATGGACCTGGAGGAGTTCCTGACGGAGAACGGGATGGGCAGCATGCACTCCACGTCCAGCTGCTCCAGCGCGGCGCAGGTGCCCTCGCACAGCTCGCAGTCGGCCGTCCCCAACCAGAGCTCGCAGTGCCCCACCACCTCGCCGctgccctgctcctcctcctcctcgtcctcctccaccgTCTCCTCGGCCTCCTCGTCGCCCACGCTGCTGGGGCTCGACATGCAGACGCCGCCCAACTTACTGGGAGCCCCAGACTGTTTGCATG GAACTCACACGACATCTCTGGACCACAATCAGTCCCCGTCTCCCTCCTCCTGCGGTCCAATGCCCACTCCACCAGCAAGCAACTGCTCCGACCTCATGGGGAGCTTTGACACAGAGCCTGGCGACCTGGAACTGTCCACGGTCCCCGGCCAGGACGCCTTCGACCCCAGGGGGCACCGCTTCAGCGACGAGGAGCTCAAGCCTCAGCCCATGATAAAGAAGGCCCGCAAGATGATGGTGCCAGAGGACCTGAAG GATGATAAGTATTGGTCCCGCCGCCATAAGAACAACGAGGCGGCCAAGCGCTCTCGTGATGCACGGCGGTTGAAGGAGAACCAGATCTCGGTGCGCGCCTCTTTCTTGGAGCGCGAGAACGCTGCGTTGCGGCAGGAGGTGGCCGACATGCGCAAGGAGCTGGGCCGCTGCCGCAACCTCCTCAACAAGTACGAGAGCCGCCACGGGGATCAGTGA
- the dbpb gene encoding D site albumin promoter binding protein b isoform X1: MSRPISQLLPPDLHHAGASPQFGSCNQSSYPVSGSHLNSANLKSLLQLPMKGDQRSKDIEMKDKERPMDLDEDSMGRCSMRSSSSGGSSNSGGSGGEGNNSNGSFSNSTFLGPLMWERTLPVDGGLFQLQYMDLEEFLTENGMGSMHSTSSCSSAAQVPSHSSQSAVPNQSSQCPTTSPLPCSSSSSSSSTVSSASSSPTLLGLDMQTPPNLLGAPDCLHGTHTTSLDHNQSPSPSSCGPMPTPPASNCSDLMGSFDTEPGDLELSTVPGQDAFDPRGHRFSDEELKPQPMIKKARKMMVPEDLKVSTAAQKDDKYWSRRHKNNEAAKRSRDARRLKENQISVRASFLERENAALRQEVADMRKELGRCRNLLNKYESRHGDQ; encoded by the exons ATGTCCAGGCCGATCTCGCAGCTTCTTCCTCCGGACCTTCACCACGCCGGAGCCAGTCCTCAGTTTGGAAGTTGTAATCAGTCTTCATACCCTGTCAGCGGCAGCCACTTAAACTCTGCAAACCTGAAATCCCTCCTGCAGCTACCAATGAAGGGTGATCAACGAAGCAAAGACATTGAAATGAAAG ACAAAGAGCGCCCTATGGACCTGGACGAGGACTCGATGGGCCGCTGCTCCatgcgcagcagcagcagtggcgggaGCAGCaacagcggcggcagcggcggcgaggGCAACAACAGCAACGGCAGCTTCTCCAACTCGACCTTCCTGGGCCCGCTGATGTGGGAGCGGACGCTGCCGGTGGACGGCGGGCTCTTCCAGCTGCAGTACATGGACCTGGAGGAGTTCCTGACGGAGAACGGGATGGGCAGCATGCACTCCACGTCCAGCTGCTCCAGCGCGGCGCAGGTGCCCTCGCACAGCTCGCAGTCGGCCGTCCCCAACCAGAGCTCGCAGTGCCCCACCACCTCGCCGctgccctgctcctcctcctcctcgtcctcctccaccgTCTCCTCGGCCTCCTCGTCGCCCACGCTGCTGGGGCTCGACATGCAGACGCCGCCCAACTTACTGGGAGCCCCAGACTGTTTGCATG GAACTCACACGACATCTCTGGACCACAATCAGTCCCCGTCTCCCTCCTCCTGCGGTCCAATGCCCACTCCACCAGCAAGCAACTGCTCCGACCTCATGGGGAGCTTTGACACAGAGCCTGGCGACCTGGAACTGTCCACGGTCCCCGGCCAGGACGCCTTCGACCCCAGGGGGCACCGCTTCAGCGACGAGGAGCTCAAGCCTCAGCCCATGATAAAGAAGGCCCGCAAGATGATGGTGCCAGAGGACCTGAAGGttagcacagcagcacagaag GATGATAAGTATTGGTCCCGCCGCCATAAGAACAACGAGGCGGCCAAGCGCTCTCGTGATGCACGGCGGTTGAAGGAGAACCAGATCTCGGTGCGCGCCTCTTTCTTGGAGCGCGAGAACGCTGCGTTGCGGCAGGAGGTGGCCGACATGCGCAAGGAGCTGGGCCGCTGCCGCAACCTCCTCAACAAGTACGAGAGCCGCCACGGGGATCAGTGA
- the si:dkeyp-69b9.6 gene encoding zinc finger protein 865 isoform X4, with product MIRCFFKMCHFFAGSYRSDGYSDDYKDQRSQSHPYSGPSTCGSGMSGPALRKAPLAPTLHPHPQSQNQQQHHHQQPHLPLSSLLDDSEDDVTSSVNNAISAITAAAANCMSNDMNSGGNRGDDRRDIIGGLLGGLGLGPLGVSPGGPSSTSGIDKSYRGGGNPGSMGGMGPNQQNPGGKPKRPRKPRKKKEPGPGGEVIKRRQPSHRGINGNERPYLCSVCGRGFARRETLRRHDRIHTGEKPHHCTVCGKYFREAFHLSKHHTVHSGEKNYKCGLCGKDFGYAQSLKRHAKLHQKGELEEVPTTPGGENLNNYTTNSGGMSQDRGHGSSSYYSYSQDVKPQGSSSQPPPRLYTCAICWKSFRHHFHLTAHHQTVHETGGEKLFSCEVCGKAFAYSNSLTRHRLSQHGLSRTGQSNSQGDTSGPGASNSVSVNVSESEAATNALLQLAPPGGAHGEQQSHGGVLHSHQPPPPQPQAGYSPLFYVPDTNTSHPSSSNASPYSHPLSSSSNIPPLSHQQSPTGVKGEPLYQPGTGHTMNTNPSGHPSFGMSPNEPHPLHHLHHHQHHSDELQSHHQHHQSFHSQDDLRKKKKKKKKKDLRSRGGYRWDERVGREQMGREKDLRRRMKIKRRAIRRRQRRFRKRMALLLRIRRGGGGGGGRAPACELASARGLKLHSLSSLQNPLKRFPCPLCPRSTFSRRAALAVHRATKHCPRVCFPHERLKCIVCGKQSRKFLSAFIHRGSHLSKGTFSCKRCASRFWNPNLLKRHKSACRGKLAGLRRGKGLNSKLGTPAVDKGGDGLSGQPYM from the coding sequence GAGTGGACCTGCACTGAGGAAGGCACCTCTAGCACCTACTCTCCATCCACATCCTCAGAGCCAAAACCAACAGCAACATCATCACCAACAGCcacacctccccctctcctcccttctggATGACTCTGAAGATGATGTTACAAGTTCAGTAAATAATGCTATATCTGCgattactgctgctgctgccaacTGCATGAGCAACGATATGAATAGTGGTGGGAATCGAGGAGATGACCGTAGAGACATAATTGGAGGGTTGCTGGGTGGCCTTGGTTTGGGACCCCTCGGGGTCTCACCAGGTGGTCCATCATCCACCTCAGGCATAGATAAGTCGTATAGGGGAGGCGGTAATCCAGGAAGCATGGGTGGTATGGGCCCAAATCAGCAGAATCCAGGTGGCAAGCCCAAACGTCCACGGAAGCCCCGCAAGAAGAAAGAGCCCGGGCCAGGTGGCGAGGTCATCAAGAGAAGGCAGCCTTCCCACAGGGGAATCAATGGCAATGAGCGCCCATATCTGTGCAGTGTCTGTGGTCGAGGGTTTGCCAGGCGTGAGACGCTACGCAGACATGATCGCATACATACTGGTGAGAAACCTCACCACTGCACAGTCTGTGGTAAATATTTCAGAGAAGCCTTCCATCTCTCCAAACACCACACAGTTCACTCTGGGGAGAAGAATTACAAATGCGGTCTTTGTGGTAAAGATTTTGGCTATGCGCAGAGCCTTAAAAGACATGCTAAGCTGCACCAAAAAGGAGAGCTGGAAGAGGTTCCCACAACTCCAGGTGGAGAGAACCTGAACAACTACACAACAAATTCTGGGGGCATGAGTCAAGATAGGGGTCATGGGAGCTCTTCATATTATTCATATTCACAAGATGTTAAGCCTCAAGGTTCTAGCAGTCAGCCTCCCCCCAGATTGTACACGTGTGCGATATGTTGGAAATCTTTCCGTCATCATTTTCATCTAACTGCACATCATCAAACAGTTCATGAAACTGGGGGAGAAAAGCTTTTTTCCTGTGAggtgtgtggaaaggcctttgcaTATTCCAACAGCCTCACAAGGCACAGGCTTTCCCAGCATGGTTTGTCACGTACAGGCCAATCAAATTCACAAGGTGATACTAGTGGCCCTGGGGCCAGTAATAGTGTAAGTGTTAATGTATCTGAGAGTGAGGCTGCTACAAATGCCTTGCTGCAGCTTGCTCCCCCTGGTGGTGCTCATGGGGAACAGCAGTCACACGGTGGCGTTCTCCATAGTCATCAGCCGCCGCCCCCACAACCACAAGCGGGTTATTCCCCTTTGTTCTATGTCCCAGATACAAACACATCTCACCCCTCATCTTCCAATGCCTCCCCGTATTCTCACCCACTTTCCTCCAGCTCCAACATACCGCCCCTCAGCCATCAGCAGTCGCCAACAGGTGTGAAGGGGGAGCCTCTATACCAGCCAGGTACGGGTCACACAATGAACACAAATCCTTCTGGGCATCCCTCTTTTGGGATGTCCCCTAATGAACCCCATCCTCTCCATCACCttcaccaccatcagcaccattcAGATGAGCTTCAGTCtcatcatcagcaccatcagagcTTTCACTCGCAAGATgacctgagaaaaaaaaaaaaaaaaaaaaaaaagaaggatctCCGATCGAGAGGAGGATACAGATGGGACGAGAGGGTGGGAAGGGAGCagatggggagggagaaagatcTGAGGAGGAGAATGAAGATAAAAAGGAGGGCTATTCGCCGCCGGCAACGCCGCTTCAGGAAGCGCATGGCCCTACTCTTGAGGATTagacgaggaggaggcggaggaggaggaagagcccCAGCATGTGAACTAGCTTCTGCACGGGGGTTAAAGCTTCACAGTTtatcatctttacaaaaccctCTCAAGCGGTTTCCCTGTCCCCTCTGCCCCCGCTCCACCTTTTCACGACGGGCAGCCCTTGCAGTCCATCGTGCAACCAAGCACTGTCCCAGAGTCTGTTTCCCTCATGAGCGTCTGAAATGTATCGTCTGCGGGAAACAGTCTCGGAAATTTTTGTCCGCCTTCATTCACAGGGGTTCTCACTTGTCCAAGGGAACTTTCTCTTGTAAACGCTGCGCTTCGCGTTTCTGGAACCCCAATCTCCTCAAGCGACACAAGTCAGCCTGCCGCGGAAAGCTAGCAGGCTTGCGCCGAGGAAAAGGACTTAATTCGAAATTAGGAACACCGGCAGTTGACAAGGGAGGAGATGGCCTTAGTGGCCAACCTTACATGTGA
- the si:dkeyp-69b9.6 gene encoding zinc finger protein 865 isoform X3 — protein MADERVGEGGAQQASFISPWLKIGHIGSYRSDGYSDDYKDQRSQSHPYSGPSTCGSGMSGPALRKAPLAPTLHPHPQSQNQQQHHHQQPHLPLSSLLDDSEDDVTSSVNNAISAITAAAANCMSNDMNSGGNRGDDRRDIIGGLLGGLGLGPLGVSPGGPSSTSGIDKSYRGGGNPGSMGGMGPNQQNPGGKPKRPRKPRKKKEPGPGGEVIKRRQPSHRGINGNERPYLCSVCGRGFARRETLRRHDRIHTGEKPHHCTVCGKYFREAFHLSKHHTVHSGEKNYKCGLCGKDFGYAQSLKRHAKLHQKGELEEVPTTPGGENLNNYTTNSGGMSQDRGHGSSSYYSYSQDVKPQGSSSQPPPRLYTCAICWKSFRHHFHLTAHHQTVHETGGEKLFSCEVCGKAFAYSNSLTRHRLSQHGLSRTGQSNSQGDTSGPGASNSVSVNVSESEAATNALLQLAPPGGAHGEQQSHGGVLHSHQPPPPQPQAGYSPLFYVPDTNTSHPSSSNASPYSHPLSSSSNIPPLSHQQSPTGVKGEPLYQPGTGHTMNTNPSGHPSFGMSPNEPHPLHHLHHHQHHSDELQSHHQHHQSFHSQDDLRKKKKKKKKKDLRSRGGYRWDERVGREQMGREKDLRRRMKIKRRAIRRRQRRFRKRMALLLRIRRGGGGGGGRAPACELASARGLKLHSLSSLQNPLKRFPCPLCPRSTFSRRAALAVHRATKHCPRVCFPHERLKCIVCGKQSRKFLSAFIHRGSHLSKGTFSCKRCASRFWNPNLLKRHKSACRGKLAGLRRGKGLNSKLGTPAVDKGGDGLSGQPYM, from the coding sequence GAGTGGACCTGCACTGAGGAAGGCACCTCTAGCACCTACTCTCCATCCACATCCTCAGAGCCAAAACCAACAGCAACATCATCACCAACAGCcacacctccccctctcctcccttctggATGACTCTGAAGATGATGTTACAAGTTCAGTAAATAATGCTATATCTGCgattactgctgctgctgccaacTGCATGAGCAACGATATGAATAGTGGTGGGAATCGAGGAGATGACCGTAGAGACATAATTGGAGGGTTGCTGGGTGGCCTTGGTTTGGGACCCCTCGGGGTCTCACCAGGTGGTCCATCATCCACCTCAGGCATAGATAAGTCGTATAGGGGAGGCGGTAATCCAGGAAGCATGGGTGGTATGGGCCCAAATCAGCAGAATCCAGGTGGCAAGCCCAAACGTCCACGGAAGCCCCGCAAGAAGAAAGAGCCCGGGCCAGGTGGCGAGGTCATCAAGAGAAGGCAGCCTTCCCACAGGGGAATCAATGGCAATGAGCGCCCATATCTGTGCAGTGTCTGTGGTCGAGGGTTTGCCAGGCGTGAGACGCTACGCAGACATGATCGCATACATACTGGTGAGAAACCTCACCACTGCACAGTCTGTGGTAAATATTTCAGAGAAGCCTTCCATCTCTCCAAACACCACACAGTTCACTCTGGGGAGAAGAATTACAAATGCGGTCTTTGTGGTAAAGATTTTGGCTATGCGCAGAGCCTTAAAAGACATGCTAAGCTGCACCAAAAAGGAGAGCTGGAAGAGGTTCCCACAACTCCAGGTGGAGAGAACCTGAACAACTACACAACAAATTCTGGGGGCATGAGTCAAGATAGGGGTCATGGGAGCTCTTCATATTATTCATATTCACAAGATGTTAAGCCTCAAGGTTCTAGCAGTCAGCCTCCCCCCAGATTGTACACGTGTGCGATATGTTGGAAATCTTTCCGTCATCATTTTCATCTAACTGCACATCATCAAACAGTTCATGAAACTGGGGGAGAAAAGCTTTTTTCCTGTGAggtgtgtggaaaggcctttgcaTATTCCAACAGCCTCACAAGGCACAGGCTTTCCCAGCATGGTTTGTCACGTACAGGCCAATCAAATTCACAAGGTGATACTAGTGGCCCTGGGGCCAGTAATAGTGTAAGTGTTAATGTATCTGAGAGTGAGGCTGCTACAAATGCCTTGCTGCAGCTTGCTCCCCCTGGTGGTGCTCATGGGGAACAGCAGTCACACGGTGGCGTTCTCCATAGTCATCAGCCGCCGCCCCCACAACCACAAGCGGGTTATTCCCCTTTGTTCTATGTCCCAGATACAAACACATCTCACCCCTCATCTTCCAATGCCTCCCCGTATTCTCACCCACTTTCCTCCAGCTCCAACATACCGCCCCTCAGCCATCAGCAGTCGCCAACAGGTGTGAAGGGGGAGCCTCTATACCAGCCAGGTACGGGTCACACAATGAACACAAATCCTTCTGGGCATCCCTCTTTTGGGATGTCCCCTAATGAACCCCATCCTCTCCATCACCttcaccaccatcagcaccattcAGATGAGCTTCAGTCtcatcatcagcaccatcagagcTTTCACTCGCAAGATgacctgagaaaaaaaaaaaaaaaaaaaaaaaagaaggatctCCGATCGAGAGGAGGATACAGATGGGACGAGAGGGTGGGAAGGGAGCagatggggagggagaaagatcTGAGGAGGAGAATGAAGATAAAAAGGAGGGCTATTCGCCGCCGGCAACGCCGCTTCAGGAAGCGCATGGCCCTACTCTTGAGGATTagacgaggaggaggcggaggaggaggaagagcccCAGCATGTGAACTAGCTTCTGCACGGGGGTTAAAGCTTCACAGTTtatcatctttacaaaaccctCTCAAGCGGTTTCCCTGTCCCCTCTGCCCCCGCTCCACCTTTTCACGACGGGCAGCCCTTGCAGTCCATCGTGCAACCAAGCACTGTCCCAGAGTCTGTTTCCCTCATGAGCGTCTGAAATGTATCGTCTGCGGGAAACAGTCTCGGAAATTTTTGTCCGCCTTCATTCACAGGGGTTCTCACTTGTCCAAGGGAACTTTCTCTTGTAAACGCTGCGCTTCGCGTTTCTGGAACCCCAATCTCCTCAAGCGACACAAGTCAGCCTGCCGCGGAAAGCTAGCAGGCTTGCGCCGAGGAAAAGGACTTAATTCGAAATTAGGAACACCGGCAGTTGACAAGGGAGGAGATGGCCTTAGTGGCCAACCTTACATGTGA